From a region of the Zingiber officinale cultivar Zhangliang chromosome 4B, Zo_v1.1, whole genome shotgun sequence genome:
- the LOC121974354 gene encoding palmitoyl-acyl carrier protein thioesterase, chloroplastic-like: protein MKLYGEAVAMPMASSGSTRLLHLRRPWPFRIKQEPLTAGASAICWARKGKLKEFRVQASGGNGSKQASVDRVNGRKVNGAVHGSEASLSAGNGTAVRQVDDGGEVSMHAYRLGRFVEDRFVYRQTFVIRSYEIGPDETATMETLLNLLQETALNHVMSSGLASDGFGATHQMSLRKLIWVVTRINIQVEKYSRWGDVVEIDTWVAASGKNGMRRDWMIRDCSTGKIITRATSNWVMMNRETRRLSKLPEQVREEVKPFYLERRVFFNGSCDNEKIEKLTEGTAENIKSGLAPRWSDMDVNQHVNNVKYIGWIMESVPMNVLEDYRLTSMTLEYRRECRQSNLLESLTSLNEGVENPVNTTSSYSVELRSTHLLRLQEDKAEIVRGRAEWKRK, encoded by the exons ATGAAGTTATACGGCGAGGCGGTCGCAATGCCCATGGCTTCCAGCGGCAGCACCAGATTATTGCACCTTCGTAGGCCATGGCCATTCAGGATCAAGCAAGAGCCTCTGACTGCGGGAGCTAGTGCCATTTGCTGGGCGAGGAAGGGAAAGCTCAAGGAATTTCGTGTGCAGGCAAGTGGCGGCAATGGTAGTAAACAGGCGAGCGTGGACAGAGTCAACGGCAGGAAGGTGAATGGAGCGGTGCATGGCAGTGAGGCTTCTTTGTCTGCCGGTAACGGAACTGCAGTGCGCCAGGTCGATGATGGTGGTGAAGTCTCCATGCATGCTTACAGGCTTGGGAGGTTTGTGGAGGACAGATTTGTTTACAGACAGACCTTTGTGATCAGATCTTACGAGATTGGACCTGACGAAACTGCAACCATGGAGACCCTTCTGAATCTCCTACAG GAGACGGCACTGAATCATGTCATGAGTTCCGGCCTAGCCAGTGACGGATTTGGTGCGACACATCAGATGAGCCTTAGGAAACTGATATGGGTCGTTACGAGAATCAACATTCAAGTCGAGAAGTACAGCCGCTG GGGAGATGTGGTCGAGATTGACACCTGGGTAGCAGCATCTGGGAAGAATGGCATGCGCAGAGACTGGATGATACGAGACTGCAGCACTGGAAAGATCATAACAAGAGCTACGAG CAACTGGGTGATGATGAACAGAGAAACAAGAAGGTTGTCTAAGTTACCGGAGCAGGTGAGGGAAGAGGTGAAACCGTTCTATCTGGAAAGGAGAGTGTTTTTCAATGGCAGCTGTGACAATGAAAAGATCGAGAAATTGACTGAAGGCACTGCAGAGAACATCAAGTCAGGTTTAGCA CCAAGGTGGAGCGACATGGACGTCAATCAACATGTAAACAATGTGAAATACATAGGATGGATCATGGAG AGCGTTCCCATGAATGTACTGGAAGACTATCGTCTCACCAGCATGACTCTCGAGTACCGCAGAGAATGTCGACAGTCGAATCTCCTCGAGTCCCTCACAAGCCTTAACGAAGGCGTGGAGAACCCTGTGAATACAACGAGTTCATACAGTGTCGAACTGCGAAGCACACACTTGCTTCGTCTGCAGGAGGATAAAGCAGAGATAGTGCGTGGCAGAGCAGAGTGGAAGCGCAAGTAG